One region of Pseudomonas alvandae genomic DNA includes:
- a CDS encoding Lrp/AsnC family transcriptional regulator, whose translation MTDDIDQILISALMEDSRRSLKALANLSGLSSPSVAERLRRLEERGVLRGYTVEVDPKCFGYQLQAIVRIRPLAGQLQEVERQIQAIGEFTECDKVTGEDCFIARLHVRSMEQLDVLLDKLNVLAETNTAIVKKTPVKRRLPPME comes from the coding sequence ATGACTGACGACATCGATCAAATCCTCATCAGCGCCTTGATGGAAGACTCCCGGCGTTCGCTCAAGGCCTTGGCGAACCTGAGCGGCCTGTCGTCCCCCAGCGTAGCCGAGCGCCTGCGACGACTCGAAGAACGTGGCGTGCTCAGGGGCTACACGGTTGAGGTCGATCCGAAGTGTTTTGGTTATCAGCTACAGGCCATCGTGCGGATTCGTCCGCTGGCGGGGCAGTTGCAGGAGGTGGAGCGACAGATCCAGGCCATCGGTGAATTTACCGAGTGCGACAAGGTGACGGGCGAGGACTGTTTCATCGCACGGCTGCATGTACGATCGATGGAACAGTTGGATGTGTTGCTGGACAAGTTGAATGTGCTTGCGGAGACCAATACGGCAATTGTCAAGAAGACGCCGGTGAAGCGGCGATTGCCGCCGATGGAGTGA
- a CDS encoding DMT family transporter — MDKTLRRGSLEMTAAMLISGTIGWFVLVSGQPVLDVVFWRCVFGAGTLLLICAGLGFLRRDILTRTTFLLAVLSGVAIVGNWVLLFASYSRASIAIGTAVYNVQPFMLVGLAALFLGEKITAQKLFWLAVSFLGMLAIVSAHGEQGQGGGNYLVGIALALGAALLYAVAALIIKRLTGTPPHLIALIQVSTGVLLLAPWANFSALPQQPEAWASLVALGMIHTGVMYVLLYSAIQRLPTAVTGALSFIYPIAAIFVDWFAFGHRLEPLQWLGVAAILLAAAGMQQGWGLKWRRAALS; from the coding sequence ATGGACAAGACCTTACGCCGCGGTTCGCTCGAAATGACCGCCGCCATGCTGATTTCCGGAACCATAGGCTGGTTCGTGCTGGTCTCGGGCCAGCCTGTGCTGGATGTGGTGTTCTGGCGTTGCGTGTTTGGCGCCGGCACGCTGCTGTTGATTTGCGCGGGCCTTGGCTTCTTGCGCCGGGACATTCTGACACGCACGACTTTCCTGCTGGCGGTGCTCAGCGGCGTGGCAATCGTCGGTAACTGGGTCTTGTTGTTCGCGTCCTATTCCCGCGCTTCGATTGCTATCGGTACGGCGGTGTACAACGTCCAGCCATTCATGTTGGTGGGGCTGGCGGCGTTGTTCCTGGGGGAGAAAATCACGGCGCAGAAACTGTTCTGGCTGGCGGTTTCGTTTCTCGGGATGCTGGCGATCGTCAGCGCCCATGGCGAACAAGGGCAGGGGGGCGGGAATTATCTGGTGGGTATTGCCTTGGCGCTTGGGGCGGCACTGTTGTACGCCGTTGCGGCGCTGATCATCAAGCGCCTGACGGGCACGCCACCGCACCTGATCGCGCTGATCCAGGTGAGCACCGGGGTATTGCTGCTGGCGCCATGGGCGAATTTCTCGGCGCTACCACAGCAGCCAGAGGCCTGGGCCAGCCTGGTGGCTTTGGGCATGATTCACACGGGCGTGATGTACGTGCTGTTGTACAGCGCGATCCAACGGTTGCCGACTGCCGTGACGGGCGCGCTGTCCTTTATCTACCCGATCGCGGCGATCTTCGTCGACTGGTTCGCCTTCGGCCATCGTCTCGAACCGCTGCAATGGCTGGGCGTGGCGGCGATCCTGCTGGCGGCTGCCGGCATGCAGCAGGGCTGGGGCCTCAAGTGGCGCCGCGCAGCCCTGTCCTGA
- a CDS encoding integrase core domain-containing protein, which translates to MPWRELKPMDLKLLFIADFIKGPPSFSALCQAYEISRKTGYKWVERYEREGPAGLEEHSRRRLTQEWVVPLAVREAIIELRGRGETEPGPKKIQAALLERFPDQAPPSKTSIYNILKKAELVKPRRLRQRVAVYPKPLQKAEAPNQLFSADYKGQFLTGAGVWCYPLTIMDHASRFLLACHSMASTNFQETQAVFTQVFREHGLPERIRTDNGVPFASKGRAGLSQLSIWWLRLGIIPERIAPGRPEQNGRHERMHRTLKSTLPSPPAVAWEAQQRHFDRFRQHYNYERLHEALNQKTPASCYEPSSRQYPEKLPEMTYPSHIDSLQADCSGIVNRRGVRIYVGYVLKHQTIGLEQIEDGIWDVIFGPIILGRIDVRDAIDGYVTLRVLPM; encoded by the coding sequence ATGCCATGGCGAGAGCTGAAACCTATGGACCTGAAACTGCTGTTCATTGCGGACTTCATCAAAGGCCCGCCCAGCTTCAGTGCGCTTTGCCAAGCCTACGAGATCAGCCGCAAGACTGGCTATAAATGGGTCGAGCGGTATGAGAGGGAAGGGCCCGCCGGACTGGAAGAACATAGCCGTCGTCGGCTTACCCAGGAATGGGTAGTGCCGCTGGCTGTCCGTGAGGCGATCATTGAGTTACGCGGTCGGGGTGAGACAGAGCCTGGCCCCAAGAAAATTCAGGCGGCTTTGCTCGAGCGTTTTCCTGACCAGGCGCCGCCATCAAAGACGTCGATCTACAACATCCTAAAGAAAGCTGAGCTGGTCAAACCACGCCGATTGCGTCAACGAGTGGCGGTTTATCCCAAACCACTGCAGAAAGCAGAGGCTCCCAACCAGCTATTCAGCGCCGATTACAAAGGCCAATTCCTGACAGGTGCGGGCGTCTGGTGCTATCCATTGACGATCATGGACCATGCCAGTCGTTTCTTGCTCGCTTGCCACAGCATGGCTAGCACCAATTTCCAGGAAACCCAGGCGGTGTTTACTCAGGTGTTTCGTGAACATGGTCTGCCGGAGCGCATTCGTACCGACAATGGTGTTCCGTTTGCGAGCAAAGGGCGTGCGGGCCTTTCCCAGTTGTCCATCTGGTGGTTGCGTCTAGGGATCATTCCCGAGCGGATCGCCCCCGGCAGGCCGGAGCAAAATGGCCGACATGAACGTATGCATCGAACGTTGAAAAGCACTCTTCCGTCACCCCCTGCAGTAGCGTGGGAGGCTCAACAACGGCACTTTGATCGTTTCAGGCAACATTACAACTATGAGCGTTTGCACGAGGCTCTTAATCAGAAGACACCCGCGTCCTGCTATGAGCCTTCGTCCCGCCAATATCCCGAGAAGCTTCCCGAGATGACCTACCCGAGCCATATCGATAGCCTCCAAGCGGACTGCTCGGGCATCGTCAATCGTCGTGGTGTAAGGATCTACGTCGGCTATGTGCTCAAGCACCAGACCATTGGACTGGAGCAAATAGAGGACGGGATCTGGGATGTTATCTTCGGTCCAATCATCCTTGGACGGATTGATGTAAGAGATGCCATTGATGGCTACGTGACACTCCGGGTGTTACCTATGTGA
- a CDS encoding Bax inhibitor-1/YccA family protein: MREQDYAVNNSVQAEQLEVSRVLRNTYGLLALTLAFSGVMAYVAQQMRVGYPNIFVVLIGFYGLFFLTNKLRDSAWGLVSAFALTGFMGFLLGPILNRYLQMQGGAEVVSSAFAMTALVFGGLSAYVLISRKDMSFLSGFITAGFFVLLGAVVASFFFQISGLQLAISAGFVLFSSVCILYQTSAIIHGGERNYIMATISLYVSIYNLFVSLLQLFGLMGRDD; the protein is encoded by the coding sequence ATGCGCGAACAGGATTACGCAGTGAACAACAGCGTGCAGGCTGAGCAGCTAGAAGTTAGCCGCGTCCTGCGCAACACTTATGGCCTGTTGGCACTCACGCTCGCTTTCAGCGGTGTGATGGCCTACGTCGCACAACAGATGCGTGTCGGTTACCCGAACATCTTCGTTGTGCTGATCGGTTTCTACGGCCTTTTCTTCCTCACCAACAAGCTTCGTGATTCGGCCTGGGGCCTGGTTTCGGCTTTCGCCCTGACCGGTTTCATGGGCTTCCTGCTCGGCCCGATCCTCAATCGCTACCTGCAAATGCAGGGCGGCGCCGAAGTGGTCAGCTCGGCGTTCGCCATGACCGCCCTGGTGTTTGGCGGCCTGTCGGCCTACGTGCTGATCTCCCGCAAGGACATGAGCTTCCTGAGCGGTTTCATCACCGCCGGTTTCTTCGTGTTGCTGGGTGCGGTAGTGGCCAGCTTCTTCTTCCAGATCAGCGGCCTGCAACTGGCGATCAGCGCCGGCTTCGTGCTGTTCTCGTCGGTCTGCATCCTTTACCAGACCAGCGCGATCATTCATGGTGGCGAGCGTAACTACATCATGGCGACCATCAGCCTGTATGTATCGATCTACAACCTGTTTGTCAGCTTGCTGCAGTTGTTCGGGTTGATGGGGCGTGATGACTGA
- a CDS encoding NADP-dependent glyceraldehyde-3-phosphate dehydrogenase — MTTANLLSDLFPSATDIPPAYRLGDPVEQREYLVDGVLRTWQGPLATVRSPVYLASPGGDEQVILGSTPLLDAETALTALDAAVRAYDRGQGTWPTMRVAERIRHVETFLARMREQREAVVKLLMWEIGKNLKDSQKEFDRTCDYIVDTINALKELDRRSSRFELEQDTLGQIRRVPLGVALCMGPYNYPLNETFTTLIPALIMGNTVVFKPAKLGVLLIRPLLEAFRDSFPAGVINVIYGSGRETVSALMASGKIDIFAFIGTNKAASDLKKLHPRPHRLRAALGLDAKNPGLVLRDVDLDNAVSEALTGSLSFNGQRCTALKILFVHEDVAPAFIEKFNAKLAALKPGMPWEDGVALTPLPEAGKVDYLHSLVADAIAKGAGVMNQHGGESRASFFYPAVLYPVNTAMRVYHEEQFGPVVPIVPYRDLNTVVDYVLESDFGQQLSIFGTNPAEVGKLVDTFANQVGRININAQCQRGPDTFPFNGRKNSAEGTLSVHDALRTFSIRTLVATKFQENNKALISDIIRERDSNFLTTDYIF; from the coding sequence GGTTTACCTGGCAAGCCCCGGTGGCGATGAGCAGGTCATCCTCGGCAGCACACCGCTGCTGGATGCCGAGACAGCACTCACCGCGCTCGACGCCGCCGTCCGGGCCTATGATCGCGGCCAAGGCACATGGCCGACGATGCGCGTCGCCGAACGCATCCGTCATGTCGAAACCTTCCTGGCGCGCATGCGCGAACAACGTGAAGCCGTGGTCAAGCTACTGATGTGGGAGATCGGCAAGAACCTGAAGGACTCCCAGAAAGAATTCGACCGCACCTGCGACTACATCGTCGACACCATCAATGCCCTCAAGGAACTGGACCGTCGCTCCAGCCGCTTCGAACTGGAACAGGACACTCTTGGACAGATCCGACGCGTCCCCCTGGGCGTTGCCCTGTGCATGGGCCCTTACAACTATCCGCTGAACGAAACCTTTACCACGCTGATTCCCGCGCTGATCATGGGCAACACCGTGGTATTCAAGCCGGCCAAGCTTGGCGTGCTGCTGATCCGTCCGTTGCTGGAAGCCTTCCGCGACAGCTTTCCGGCCGGGGTCATCAATGTGATCTACGGCAGTGGGCGAGAAACCGTCAGCGCGCTGATGGCCAGTGGCAAGATCGACATCTTCGCGTTCATCGGCACCAACAAAGCCGCCAGCGACCTCAAGAAACTTCATCCGCGCCCACATCGCCTGCGTGCCGCCCTTGGGCTGGATGCAAAAAATCCCGGCCTGGTGCTGCGTGATGTCGACCTGGATAACGCCGTCAGCGAGGCGCTGACCGGTTCGCTGTCATTCAACGGCCAACGCTGCACGGCACTGAAGATTCTGTTTGTTCACGAAGACGTCGCCCCGGCATTCATCGAGAAATTCAATGCCAAGCTTGCCGCTTTGAAACCCGGGATGCCTTGGGAAGATGGCGTGGCCCTGACACCCTTGCCGGAAGCCGGCAAGGTCGATTATTTGCATTCGCTGGTGGCCGATGCGATCGCCAAAGGCGCGGGTGTCATGAACCAGCACGGCGGAGAATCCAGGGCTTCGTTCTTCTATCCGGCCGTGCTCTACCCGGTGAACACGGCGATGCGGGTCTATCACGAAGAACAGTTCGGCCCGGTGGTGCCCATCGTGCCGTACCGCGACCTCAACACCGTGGTCGACTACGTACTGGAGTCGGACTTCGGCCAGCAACTGAGCATCTTCGGCACCAACCCGGCCGAAGTCGGCAAGCTGGTGGACACCTTTGCCAACCAGGTCGGGCGCATCAACATCAACGCCCAGTGCCAGCGCGGCCCCGACACCTTCCCGTTCAATGGCCGGAAAAACTCCGCCGAAGGCACGTTGTCGGTGCACGATGCCCTGCGCACCTTTTCGATCCGCACATTGGTGGCGACCAAGTTCCAGGAGAACAACAAGGCATTGATCAGCGACATCATCCGGGAACGGGATTCAAACTTCCTGACCACCGATTACATCTTCTGA